Proteins co-encoded in one Ammospiza caudacuta isolate bAmmCau1 chromosome 16, bAmmCau1.pri, whole genome shotgun sequence genomic window:
- the LOC131564925 gene encoding protocadherin gamma-B5-like: MAVRRRQRLGPGGGRALLAALLLLLLLCVWCRAAAERVRYAIAEELGRGSLVGPLARDLGLSADELPARKLQVASGGKKQLKYFTVNEENGNLYVNERLDREEMCGESATCSVSFEVLVHNPLNIFHVEVAIEDVNDNSPVFSKAALDLEIGEWILPGARFPLEMARDADAGRNSLLTYQLTSNPSFSLSMKEKPGGSKLPELVLERVLDREKQSSFELVLMAIDGGDPARSGTVQVRINVTDANDNPPVFNKSLYEARVSENLPLESVVLQVRATDVDAGSNGRVSYSLGSVPDSVRALFTIDSESGEVRTAGPLDFEEKNKYVFGVEARDGGGLASHCEVQIDITDENDNAPEITILSLSSPVPEDAPAGTVVAVLNVDDPDSGENGQVSCELSGEAPLSIVASSGGSYKVVTSGALDREQASEHRVSVVARDRGRPALRSSRELVLEVSDVNDNAPVFEEAAYSAYVAENNAAGALVLRVQARDADAGANGRVSYWLAGGSAGAAGAAPLVSVEARSGALYAQRSLDYEQCREFTVAVRAQDGGSPARSSTATVRVFVLDRNDNAPRVLWPAPAAGEAAGGAAAAPFEVVPRSAEAGYLVAKVVAVDADAGRNAWLSYELVQASEPALFRVGLHSGEVRTARAVGERDAAKQRLVAVVKDHGQPALSATATLHVVLAESLQEALPELSERPAGAEAAAAAAELQFYLVLALALLSALLVLSVALAVLARLRRAGPPAVLRCLGAQRFSLAGAAFPADFCEGTLPYSYNLCVPPPARAVPEAAWPPPPPVPILSAEELLGGDSCGKPSPDSQLALGEQPAEPDAPQVCNA; the protein is encoded by the coding sequence ATGGCGGTGAGGCGGCGGCAGAGGCTTGGGCCGGGCGGCGGGCGAGCGCTGCTGgccgcgctgctgctgctgctgttgctgtgcgTGTGGTGCCGGGCGGCGGCCGAGCGGGTCCGCTACGCCATCGCcgaggagctgggcagaggctCGCTCGTGGGGCCGCTGGCGCGGGACCTGGGGCTCAGCGCGGACGAGCTGCCGGCGCGCAAGCTGCAGGTGGCGTCTGGCGGCAAGAAGCAGCTGAAATACTTCACGGTGAATGAGGAGAACGGGAACCTGTACGTGAACGAGAGGCTGGACCGGGAGGAGATGTGCGGCGAGTCGGCGACCTGTTCTGTCAGCTTCGAGGTGCTGGTGCACAACCCGCTGAACATTTTCCACGTTGAGGTGGCCATTGAGGACGTGAATGACAACTCTCCAGTCTTCAGCAAGGCTGCTCTGGACCTCGAGATCGGTGAATGGATCCTTCCTGGTGCTCGTTTTCCGCTGGAGATGGCCCGAGATGCAGACGCAGGACGCAACTCGCTGCTGACTTACCAACTCACCAGCAACCCGTCGTTTTCACTGTCAATGAAGGAAAAGCCGGGGGGAAGCAAGCTGCCAGAATTAGTCCTGGAGAGAGTTTTGGACCGAGAGAAGCAGAGCTCCTTTGAGCTGGTGTTGATGGCCATAGATGGCGGGGATCCCGCGAGGTCCGGGACTGTCCAGGTTCGCATCAACGTGACAGACGCCAACGACAACCCACCCGTGTTCAACAAAAGCCTCTACGAGGCGAGGGTATCAGAGAATCTTCCACTAGAGTCTGTGGTGCTGCAGGTACGAGCGACCGATGTTGATGCAGGCTCGAACGGGCGAGTATCCTACTCCTTGGGCAGTGTTCCGGACTCCGTCAGGGCGTTGTTCACTATCGACAGCGAGAGCGGGGAAGTGAGGACAGCGGGTCCCCTCGATTTCGAGGAGAAGAATAAATACGTCTTTGGGGTGGAAGCGAGAGACGGCGGCGGTCTCGCCAGTCACTGCGAAGTGCAGATAGACATCACGGACGAGAACGACAACGCGCCTGAGATCACCATTCTGTCCCTCTCGAGCCCTGTCCCCGAGGACGCTCCGGCCGGCACCGTTGTAGCCGTGCTGAATGTGGACGACCCCGACTCGGGCGAGAACGGTCAGGTGTCGTGCGAGCTATCGGGAGAGGCGCCGCTGTCGATCGTGGCGTCGTCGGGCGGGTCGTACAAGGTGGTGACATCGGGCGCGCTGGACCGCGAGCAGGCGTCGGAGCATCGCGTGTCGGTGGTGGCCCGGGACCGGGGCAGGCCGGCGCTgcggagcagcagggagctggtgctggaggtgTCGGACGTGAACGACAACGCGCCGGTGTTCGAGGAGGCGGCGTACAGCGCGTACGTGGCGGAGAACAACGCGGCGGGCGCGCTGGTGCTGCGCGTGCAGGCGCGGGACGCGGACGCGGGCGCCAACGGGCGCGTGAGCTACTGGCTggcgggcggcagcgcgggcgcggcgggcgcggcgccgCTCGTGTCGGTGGAGGCGCGGAGCGGCGCGCTGTACGCGCAGCGCTCCTTGGACTACGAGCAGTGCCGCGAGTTCACGGTGGCCGTGCGGGCGCAGGACGGCGGCTCGCCGGCGCGCAGCTCCACGGCCACGGTGCGCGTCTTCGTGCTGGACCGCAACGACAACGCGCCCAGGGTGCTCTGGCCCGCGCCGGCGGCGGGAGAGGCTGCgggaggggcggcggcggcgccttTCGAGGTGGTTCCGCGCTCGGCCGAGGCCGGCTACCTGGTGGCCAAGGTGGTGGCGGTGGACGCGGACGCGGGGCGCAACGCGTGGCTGTCGTACGAGCTGGTGCAGGCGTCGGAGCCGGCGCTGTTCCGCGTGGGGCTGCACAGCGGCGAGGTGCGCACGGCGCGCGCCGTGGGCGAGCGGGACGCGGCCAAGCAGCGGCTGGTGGCCGTGGTGAAGGACCACGGGCAGCCGGCGCTGTCGGCCACGGCCACGCTGCACGTGGTGCTGGCCGAGAGCTTGCAGGAGGCGCTGCCGGAGCTGAGCGAGCGGCCGGCGGGCgccgaggcggcggcggcggcggccgagcTGCAGTTCTACCTGGTGCTGGCGCTGGCGCTGCTCTCGGCGCTCTTGGTGCTGAGCGTGGCGCTGGCCGTGCTGGCGCGGctgcgccgggccgggccgcccgccgTGCTGCGCTGCCTGGGCGCGCAGCGCTTCTCGCTGGCCGGCGCCGCCTTCCCGGCCGACTTCTGCGAGGGCACCTTGCCCTACTCCTACAACCTGTGCgtgccgccgcccgcccgcgccgtGCCCGAGGCCGCttggccgccgccgccgccggtgCCCATCCTGTCGGCGGAGGAGCTTCTGGGCGGCGATTCGTGCGGGAAGCCAAGCCCGGATAGTCAGCTCGCCTTGGGAGAGCAGCCCGCCGAGCCCGACGCACCGCAGGTCTGTAATGCCTGA
- the LOC131564924 gene encoding protocadherin gamma-A10-like, which yields MCAAGRRWGRRQRALLWAVLLAAWEAAWGQLRYSVPEEMPKGSFVGDVAKDLGLQLPEIRDRGVRVVSQGSEQYFVLHGKTGHLVTAERIDREQLCESEQQCVLRCELIVEGEMKFYRIEVEITDINDNAPSFKDIELEERISETTSPGSRFPLPDAHDPDSGRNSLQSYELSGDEHFSLAVQAGPGGDQRPELVLAKALDREEAAFHELVLRATDGGDPARTGTARIRVTVVDANDNAPVFSQAEYTVRVPEDMPVGSVLVTVTATDADEGLNGHVKYSFKKITEKASKILHLDSETGAITLGRSLDFEEGDSYELELQARDGGGFFDTAKVAITITDINDNTPVISLRSALREISEDAPPGTVVALLQVNDRDSGANGEVRCSLDKDIPFRLEKSYEDYYRVVTARELDREQVSEYNVTVRAADGGSPSLQSSAVLALRVLDVNDNAPVFLEERYSARLAENNAAGALVLTVRATDADWGQNARVRYRLAEGRVRGAPLSSYVSVQAETGALYALRSLDYEQLRELQLCVRAEDGGAPALSSNVSVRLQIVDENDNAPQVLYPPAAAAAAWSGVELAPRRSEAGALVAKVVAVDADAGQNAWLSYELAKATEPGLFRVGPHSGEVRTARSPLARDAARHSLVVLVRDHGRPALSATATLSVVLAESVAELLAELGSAAHEAAAPGEPAASLTRWLVLAVAAVSCLFVAFLLLLLALRLRRCHRQQLLPPDSGASRGVPVSHFVGIDGVRAFLQSYAHDVSLTADSRKSHLRFSAASCCDTLPARPPPDEPAPLLGDGDPAGALPADSASVPGNRMNIWYFDGNCFQTVKPGALERGRAAAAVSRRRLRVSLLAAAERRWSRRRRSVLPPQAARSPGAGRSGSGTDSSGGGGERRPERCGWL from the exons ATGTGCGCGGCGGGGAGGCGCTGGGGCCGGCGGCAgcgagctctgctctgggccgTGCTGCTGGCGGCGTGGGAGGCGGCGTGGGGGCAGCTGCGCTACTCGGTGCCCGAGGAGATGCCCAAGGGCTCGTTCGTGGGCGACGTGGCCAAggacctggggctgcagctgccggaGATCCGAGACCGCGGCGTCCGCGTTGTCTCTCAAGGTAGTGAACAGTATTTCGTTCTGCACGGGAAGACGGGACATTTAGTGACGGCAGAGAGGATCgacagagagcagctgtgcGAGAGTGAACAGCAATGCGTGCTGCGCTGTGAGCTGATAGTGGAGGGGGAAATGAAGTTTTATAGAATAGAAGTGGAAATCACGGACATAAACGACAACGCTCCGAGCTTCAAGGATATTGAGCTGGAAGAGAGAATAAGTGAGACAACATCCCCGGGGTCGCGATTTCCCCTGCCAGACGCTCACGACCCGGACTCGGGTCGGAATTCGCTGCAGAGCTACGAGCTGAGCGGTGACGAGCACTTCTCGCTGGCCGTGCAGGCGGGCCCCGGCGGCGATCAGCGTCCCGAGCTGGTGCTGGCGAAGGCGCTGGACCGGGAGGAGGCGGCGTTTCACGAGCTGGTGCTGAGGGCGACGGACGGCGGCGATCCGGCACGGACGGGCACGGCTCGGATCCGTGTGACCGTGGTGGACGCGAACGACAACGCGCCCGTGTTCAGCCAGGCGGAGTACACGGTGCGTGTGCCCGAGGACATGCCCGTGGGCTCTGTCCTcgtcactgtcactgccacggACGCCGACGAGGGGCTGAATGGACACGTGAAATACTCGTTtaagaaaataacagaaaaagcCTCGAAGATATTGCATCTGGACTCTGAGACGGGAGCAATCACTCTGGGACGAAGCCTGGACTTCGAGGAAGGTGACTCTTACGAACTGGAGTTGCAGGCACGGGACGGGGGAGGCTTTTTCGACACTGCCAAAGTCGCGATCACCATCACAGACATAAATGATAACACTCCGGTGATTTCTTTACGGTCAGCTCTAAGAGAGATTTCTGAGGACGCTCCTCCGGGGACAGTGGTAGCCCTGCTCCAGGTAAATGATCGCGACTCGGGAGCCAACGGCGAGGTGCGCTGCTCGCTTGACAAGGACATCCCGTTCCGGCTGGAGAAGTCCTATGAAGACTACTACCGCGTGGTGACAGCGAGAGAGCTGGACCGCGAGCAGGTGTCGGAGTACAACGTGACGGTGCGGGCGGCCGACGGCGGGTCGCCGTCGCTGCAGAGCAGCGCGGTGCTGGCGCTGCGGGTGCTGGACGTGAACGACAACGCGCCGGTGTTCTTGGAGGAGCGCTACAGCGCGCGGCTGGCGGAGAACAACGCGGCGGGCGCGCTGGTGCTGACGGTGCGCGCCACGGACGCGGACTGGGGGCAGAACGCGCGCGTGCGCTACCGGCTGGCGGAGGGGCGGGTGCGGGGCGCGCCGCTGTCGTCGTACGTGTCGGTGCAGGCGGAGACGGGCGCGCTGTACGCGCTGCGCTCCTTGGACTACGAGCAGCTGCGCGAGCTGCAGCTGTGCGTGCGGGCGGAGGACGGCGGCGCGCCGGCGCTGAGCAGCAACGTGTCGGTGCGGCTGCAGATCGTGGACGAGAACGACAACGCGCCGCAGGTGCTGTACCcgccggcggccgcggcggcggcgtgGTCGGGCGTGGAGCTGGCGCCGCGGCGGTCGGAGGCCGGCGCGCTGGTAGCCAAGGTGGTGGCGGTGGACGCGGACGCGGGGCAGAACGCGTGGCTGTCCTACGAGCTGGCCAAGGCCACGGAGCCGGGGCTGTTCCGCGTGGGGCCGCACAGCGGCGAGGTGCGCACGGCGCGCTCGCCGCTGGCCCGCGACGCGGCGCGCCACagcctggtggtgctggtgcGGGACCACGGGCGGCCGGCGCTGTCGGCCACGGCCACGCTGAGCGTGGTGCTGGCCGAGAGCGTGGCCGAGCTGCTGGCCGAGCTGGGCAGCGCGGCGCAcgaggcggcggcgccgggcgaGCCGGCCGCCAGCCTGACGCGCTGGCTCGTGCTGGCCGTGGCCGCCGTCTCGTGCCTCTTCGtggccttcctgctgctgctgctggcgctgcgCCTGCGCCGCTGCCAccgccagcagctgctgccgccGGACAGCGGCGCCTCGCGCGGCGTGCCCGTCTCGCACTTCGTGGGCATCGACGGCGTGCGCGCCTTCCTGCAGTCCTACGCGCACGACGTGTCGCTCACGGCCGACTCGCGCAAGAGCCACCTGCGCTTCTCGGCCGCCAGCTGCTGCGACAccctcccggcccggccgccgcccgACGAGCCCGCGCCGCTGCTCGGGGACGGGGACCCGGCCGGCGCCCTCCCCGCGGATTCCGCCTCCGTACCG GGAAACCGTATGAATATCTGGTATTTTGATGGAAACTGCTTTCAAACTGTCAAG CCGGGCGCCCTTGAGCGCGGCCGTGCGGCGGCTGCAGTGTCGCGGCGGCGCCTCCGGGTGTCGCTGTTGGCCGCCGCCGAGCGCCGctggagccgccgccgccgcagcgtCCTGCCCCCGCAGGCTGCTCGCTCGCCCGGCGCCGGCCGCAGCGGCAGCGGCACCGacagcagcggcggcggcggcgagaGGCGGCCCGAGCGGTGTGGGTGGCTTTGA
- the LOC131564923 gene encoding protocadherin gamma-B5-like has product MAVRRRQRLGPGGGRALLAALLLLLLCVWCRAAAERVRYAIAEELGRGSLVGPLARDLGLSADELPARKLQVASGGKKQLKYFTVNEENGNLYVNERLDREEMCGESATCSVSFEVLVHNPLNIFHVEVAIEDVNDNSPVFSNAALELDIGEWTGPGARFPLEMAQDADSGSNSLLSYQLTSNPSFSLVMKESPDGSNHPELVLDRALDREKESSFELVLVAVDAGDPVRSGTIRIRINVTDANDNPPVFGQDQYRARLREDAAPGSRVLNVSASDADIGNNARITYGFGKMPAKVLQKFMMDTERGMITLKEALDFEDTRGYTLLVEARDGGGLVAQCKVVVEVLDVNDNAPEITVLSLSSPVPEDTPAGTVVAVLNVNDPDSGENGQVSCELSGEAPLSIVASSGGSYKVVTSGALDREQASEHRVSVVARDRGRPALRSSRELVLEVSDVNDNAPVFEEAAYSAYVAENNAAGALVLRVQARDADAGANGRVSYWLAGGSAGAAGAAPLVSVEARSGALYAQRSLDYEQCREFTVAVRAQDGGSPARSSTATVRVFVLDRNDNAPRVLWPAAAPAAGEAAGGAAATPFEVVPRSAEAGYLVAKVVAVDADAGRNAWLSYELVQASEPALFRVGLHSGEVRTARAVGERDAAKQRLVAVVKDHGQPALSATATLHVVLAESLQEALPELSERPAGAEAAAAAAELQFYLVLALALLSALLVLSVALAVLARLRRAGPPAVLRCLGAQRFSLAGAAFPADFCEGTLPYSYNLCVPPPARAVPEAAWPAPPPVPILSAEELLGGDSCEKASPGKQAGINGSFSLMPLRLLVRETWCLKRWKLLMMKANFKRVERDSFLTPDITFRWRPSPPREPPVGEAGRAAPGSARCLQCREEAAGTAVDREEREEARSATGSPARCGSVRSVVPCQARRRAICKSPRGTDAATARRKGRRQKLGALSGV; this is encoded by the exons ATGGCGGTGAGGCGGCGGCAGAGGCTTGGGCCGGGCGGCGGGCGAGCGCTGCTGgccgcgctgctgctgctgctgctgtgcgtGTGGTGCCGGGCGGCGGCCGAGCGGGTCCGCTACGCCATCGCcgaggagctgggcagaggctCGCTCGTGGGGCCGCTGGCGCGGGACCTGGGGCTCAGCGCGGACGAGCTGCCGGCGCGCAAGCTGCAGGTGGCGTCTGGCGGCAAGAAGCAGCTGAAATACTTCACGGTGAATGAGGAGAACGGGAACCTGTACGTGAACGAGAGGCTGGACCGGGAGGAGATGTGCGGCGAGTCGGCGACCTGCTCCGTCAGCTTCGAGGTGCTGGTGCACAACCCGCTGAATATTTTCCACGTCGAAGTGGCGATCGAGGACGTGAATGACAACTCCCCAGTCTTCAGCAATGCTGCTCTGGAACTTGACATAGGGGAATGGACGGGTCCCGGTGCTCGTTTTCCCCTGGAGATGGCCCAAGATGCTGACTCAGGAAGCAATTCGCTGCTGAGTTACCAGCTCACCAGCAACCCATCTTTCTCTCTGGTCATGAAGGAGAGCCCTGACGGAAGCAATCATCCGGAATTAGTGCTGGACAGAGCGTTggacagggagaaggaaagcTCTTTTGAGCTGGTGCTGGTGGCGGTGGATGCCGGGGATCCAGTTAGATCCGGAACTATCAGGATTCGGATCAATGTGACAGATGCCAACGACAATCCACCCGTATTCGGGCAGGACCAGTACCGTGCGAGATTGCGCGAAGACGCAGCCCCGGGGTCGAGAGTGTTAAACGTCTCTGCCTCCGACGCCGATATCGGCAACAATGCTCGCATCACTTATGGGTTTGGGAAAATGCCTGCCAAGGTACTTCAGAAGTTCATGATGGACACGGAAAGAGGAATGATCACGCTAAAAGAGGCTTTGGACTTCGAGGACACAAGAGGCTACACATTACTGGTGGAGGCGAGGGATGGTGGAGGTCTGGTGGCACAGTGCAAGGTGGTGGTCGAGGTGCTAGATGTGAACGACAACGCGCCAGAGATCACGGTTTTGTCGCTGTCGAGCCCTGTGCCGGAGGACACGCCAGCGGGGACCGTGGTGGCCGTGCTGAACGTAAACGACCCAGACTCGGGCGAGAACGGTCAGGTGTCGTGCGAGCTATCGGGAGAGGCGCCGCTGTCGATCGTTGCGTCGTCGGGCGGGTCGTACAAGGTGGTGACATCGGGCGCGCTGGACCGCGAGCAGGCGTCGGAGCATCGCGTGTCGGTGGTGGCCCGGGACCGGGGCAGGCCGGCGCTgcggagcagcagggagctggtgctggaggtgTCGGACGTGAACGACAACGCGCCGGTGTTCGAGGAGGCGGCGTACAGCGCGTACGTGGCGGAGAACAACGCGGCGGGCGCGCTGGTGCTGCGCGTGCAGGCGCGGGACGCGGACGCGGGCGCCAACGGGCGCGTGAGCTACTGGCTggcgggcggcagcgcgggcgcggcgggcgcggcgccgCTCGTGTCGGTGGAGGCGCGGAGCGGCGCGCTGTACGCGCAGCGCTCCTTGGACTACGAGCAGTGCCGCGAGTTCACGGTGGCCGTGCGGGCGCAGGACGGCGGCTCGCCGGCGCGCAGCTCCACGGCCACGGTGCGCGTCTTCGTGCTGGACCGCAACGACAACGCGCCCAGGGTGCTCTGGCCCGCCGCGGCGCCGGCGGCGGGAGAGGCTGCGGGAGGGGCGGCGGCGACGCCTTTCGAGGTGGTTCCGCGCTCGGCCGAGGCCGGCTACCTGGTGGCCAAGGTGGTGGCGGTGGACGCGGACGCGGGGCGCAACGCGTGGCTGTCGTACGAGCTGGTGCAGGCGTCGGAGCCGGCGCTGTTCCGCGTGGGGCTGCACAGCGGCGAGGTGCGCACGGCGCGCGCCGTGGGCGAGCGGGACGCGGCCAAGCAGCGGCTGGTGGCCGTGGTGAAGGACCACGGGCAGCCGGCGCTGTCGGCCACGGCCACGCTGCACGTGGTGCTGGCCGAGAGCTTGCAGGAGGCGCTGCCGGAGCTGAGCGAGCGGCCGGCGGGCgccgaggcggcggcggcggcggccgagcTGCAGTTCTACCTGGTGCTGGCGCTGGCGCTGCTCTCGGCGCTCTTGGTGCTGAGCGTGGCGCTGGCCGTGCTGGCGCGGctgcgccgggccgggccgcccgccgTGCTGCGCTGCCTGGGCGCGCAGCGCTTCTCGCTGGCCGGCGCCGCCTTCCCGGCCGACTTCTGCGAGGGCACCTTGCCCTACTCCTACAACCTGTGCgtgccgccgcccgcccgcgccgtGCCCGAGGCCGCTtggcccgcgccgccgccggtCCCCATCCTGTCGGCGGAGGAGCTTCTGGGCGGCGACTCCTGCGAGAAAGCAAGCCCGGGCA AACAGGCAGGCATTAACGGCAGCTTTTCTTTGATGCCCTTGCGACTGCTCGTGCGTGAAACGTGGTGTTTGAAACGCTGGAAGTTACTAATGATGAAGGCAAATTTTAAGCGTGTAGAACGAGATTCGTTTTTGACGCCCGATAt AACTTTTCGGTGGCGACCGTCCCCTCCCCGCGAGCCGCCAGTGGGCGAGGCAgggcgggcagcgccgggcaGCGCTCGGTGCCTGCAGTGCCGGGAGGAGGCTGCGGGCACCGCTGTTGACCGAGAGGAGCGAGAGGAAGCTCGGAGCGCTACCGGCAGCCCCGCCCGCTGCGGATCGGTTCGATCGGTTGTTCCCTGTCAGGCTCGGCGGCGGGCGATCTGCAAGAGTCCCCGAGGTACGGACGCTGCTACAGCGAGACGGAAGGGCCGACGGCAGAAGCTGGGAGCGCTTAGCGGGGTCTGA